From Tachypleus tridentatus isolate NWPU-2018 chromosome 8, ASM421037v1, whole genome shotgun sequence, a single genomic window includes:
- the LOC143222722 gene encoding protein SPO16 homolog isoform X1 codes for MAFSGQSSNSSYQQPVIFHESLRSTKLYENFSKVFKTRVSKSILSEICIFPKSSVAFMVSNFSDITLKSKAEASQDITYNLNEEFINRVEHFQNIHRNAYVVLINSVWKAAEVTIVFQLQKNFLHKKCNILLAVNEDECAKHILTIVKVSCLPINKIVQDKIRAILESSLTEETILQLVRSMGLSEYESTLALDGCKNISGIASADISRLLDCSLEASSAKVITDFCEENKYYFS; via the exons ATGGCGTTTTCAGGTCAAAGCTCAAATTCATCTTATCAACAACCAGTGATATTTCACGAGTCTCTCAGGTCTACCAAGTTGTATGAAAATTTTTCTAAAGTATTTAAAACTAGAG tttctAAAAGTATATTATCAGAAATATGCATTTTTCCAAAGTCTTCTGTGGCTTTTATGGTCAGTAACTTCAGTGATATTACTCTCAAAAGTAAAGCTGAAGCCAGTCAAGATATTACTTATAATCTGAATGAAGAGTTTATCAACAG ggtagaacattttcaaaatatacatcgAAATGCATATGTAGTGCTGATAAACTCTGTTTGGAAAGCAGCAGAAGTTACCATTGTGTTCCAACTACAGAAAAA CTTTCTCCATAAGAAGTGTAACATCTTACTGGCTGTGAATGAAGATGAATGTGCCAAGCATATCTTAACTATAGTTAAG GTCAGTTGTCTCCCTATTAACAAGATTGTACAAGACAAAATAAGAGCCATCTTAGAATCAAGCCTAACAGAAGAAACCATACTCCAGTTAGTAAGAAGTATGGGACTTAGTGAATATG AAAGTACTTTAGCACTAGATGGCTGCAAGAATATATCTGGTATTGCTTCTGCTGATATCTCAAGACTCCTGGATTGCAGTCTAGAAGCTTCTTCAGCAAAAGTTATCACTGACTTctgtgaagaaaataaatattatttctcataa
- the LOC143222722 gene encoding uncharacterized protein LOC143222722 isoform X2: MNSLCSLKCFIHCYIFSKSILSEICIFPKSSVAFMVSNFSDITLKSKAEASQDITYNLNEEFINRVEHFQNIHRNAYVVLINSVWKAAEVTIVFQLQKNFLHKKCNILLAVNEDECAKHILTIVKVSCLPINKIVQDKIRAILESSLTEETILQLVRSMGLSEYESTLALDGCKNISGIASADISRLLDCSLEASSAKVITDFCEENKYYFS, from the exons atgaaTAGCTTGTGCAGCctgaaatgttttattcattgttatatat tttctAAAAGTATATTATCAGAAATATGCATTTTTCCAAAGTCTTCTGTGGCTTTTATGGTCAGTAACTTCAGTGATATTACTCTCAAAAGTAAAGCTGAAGCCAGTCAAGATATTACTTATAATCTGAATGAAGAGTTTATCAACAG ggtagaacattttcaaaatatacatcgAAATGCATATGTAGTGCTGATAAACTCTGTTTGGAAAGCAGCAGAAGTTACCATTGTGTTCCAACTACAGAAAAA CTTTCTCCATAAGAAGTGTAACATCTTACTGGCTGTGAATGAAGATGAATGTGCCAAGCATATCTTAACTATAGTTAAG GTCAGTTGTCTCCCTATTAACAAGATTGTACAAGACAAAATAAGAGCCATCTTAGAATCAAGCCTAACAGAAGAAACCATACTCCAGTTAGTAAGAAGTATGGGACTTAGTGAATATG AAAGTACTTTAGCACTAGATGGCTGCAAGAATATATCTGGTATTGCTTCTGCTGATATCTCAAGACTCCTGGATTGCAGTCTAGAAGCTTCTTCAGCAAAAGTTATCACTGACTTctgtgaagaaaataaatattatttctcataa